In one window of Euwallacea similis isolate ESF13 chromosome 4, ESF131.1, whole genome shotgun sequence DNA:
- the LOC136408136 gene encoding leucine-rich repeat-containing protein 27-like — MSTLESILDYSKSNLTEIPETILDMVNLKMLFLEQNSLVQLPESFFHRLPNLTWLDLRSNQLQELPKSIAHHEHLEHLLLTNNNISALPNELGLATNLKALQVADNPLIYPPKKIVQQGTNSIKNFLREKYDIECANRVEEQRKTIAVQEELKRELQEKQRAVTELQEEKFIKVHEETSEIFPFERSSKASRDYLCSAPRLNSNTVVHTKSKLSDLHGPMSALRVNKIEYPGKKPEEPLKIVHNVSKSESKISLKSFFRKPGLKTNFERIPVNVLKEGWLNKLRALLNDQERILQQEKNLRTLSNWRQKNPTSPKSFCERNAVSTISDPPYATYSEYARIPSRTELASQLENFLKEREVSRNSKLSPEINFDRIINNLMEQLKEMETHYDMAKSPRSEIEDAGKQIQTIADIHKKLLQLKSANNRSQF, encoded by the exons ATGTCAACGCTAGAATCAATATTGGATTACTCAAAATCCAACCTAACGGAGATTCCAGAGACCATCTTGGACATGGTCAACTTAAAAATGCTCTTCCTGGAACAAAATTCATTGGTACAGCTGCCCGAGAGCTTTTTTCATCGACTACCCAATTTGACGTGGTTGGACTTGAGGAGCAACCAGCTTCAAGAACTGCCTAAAAGCATTGCCCACCATGAGCATCTGGAACACCTACTTCTTACCAATAATAACATATCCGCTCTGCCTAACGAGCTAG GTTTGGCGACAAATTTAAAAGCCCTGCAAGTCGCCGACAATCCGCTAATTTACCCACCAAAGAAAATTGTTCAACAAGGCACCaactcaattaaaaatttcttaagagAAAAATACGATATTGAGTGTGCAAACAGAGTGGAGGAGCAACGTAAAACCATCGCGGTACAGGAAGAATTGAAACGAGAACTGCAAGAAAAGCAGCGGGCTGTTACAGAATTACAAGAGGAAAAGTTCATTAAAGTGCACGAGGAAACTTCTGAAATTTTCCCGTTTGAAAGAAGCAGCAAAGCCTCTCGTGATTACTTATGTAGTG CTCCTAGATTAAACAGTAATACCGTGGTACATACGAAAAGTAAATTGTCGGATCTCCATGGTCCCATGTCGGCTTTAAGGGTGAATAAAATAGAATATCCCGGTAAAAAACCGGAAGAACCTTTGAAAATTGTGCACAACGTCAGCAAAAGCGAGTCAAAAATTTCGCTCAAATCGTTTTTCCGGAAACCCGGGCTCAAAACCAATTTTGAGCGAATACCTGTGAATGTACTCAAAGAGGGATGGCTGAATAAGTTAAGAGCTCTACTAAATGATCAGGAAAGAATTCTGCAACAAGAAAA aAATTTAAGGACACTATCAAATTGGCGGCAAAAAAACCCTACCTCCCCAAAATCATTTTGTGAACGAAACGCTGTTAGCACCATATCAGACCCACCATACGCTACTTATTCAG AATATGCAAGAATCCCAAGTAGAACTGAATTGGCCTCGCAATTGGAGAATTTCCTCAAAGAACGTGAAGTTAGTCGTAATAGCAAACTATCGCCTGAAATCAATTTTGACAGAATTATTAACAATCTAATGGAGCAATTGAAGGAAATGGAAACTCATTATGATATGGCCAAATCACCGAGGAGTGAAATAGAGGACGCTGGAAAGCAAATTCAGACT ATTGCAGACATCCACAAGAAATTGCTGCAACTGAAATCAGCCAACAACCGTTCACAGTTTTAA
- the LOC136408243 gene encoding zinc finger protein 184-like produces the protein MFTTKNVMCSYKSRQQGENKCGRIFRPWDCSGDVAQDSTVSTTTQDEELKCKSKDSAECEKSIKKPCSPPLLQSNPLENPLQETFIPTPPLGMDYMHDRYSADVMLQANLAQHLGLPPNDPLLLESLAQGYAFEEYARVLNQEQQAKLLAAKKQRPKKYKCPHCEVGFSNNGQLKGHIRIHTGERPFKCDEKECGKTFTRNEELTRHKRIHSGLRPYPCSHCGKRFGRKDHLKKHSRTHFQPRGLYAVPVVLPFEAWASGQTNGYPFLPVMY, from the exons ATGTTTAccacaaaaaatgtaatgtgcTCTTATAAGTCCCGGCAACAGGGTGAGAATAAGTGTGGCAGGATATTCAGGCCATGGGATTGTAGCGGAGATGTAGCTCAGGATTCTACAGTTTCCACCACTACGCAAGATGAAGAACTAAAGTGCAAATCAAAAGACAGTGCGGAGTGTGAAAAGTCGATTAAGAAACCTTGTAGTCCTCCATTGCTTCAATCAAACCCCTTAGAAAATCCCCTGCAAGAGACTTTCATTCCAACACCCCCTTTAGGAATGGACTACATGCATGATCGGTATAGTGCAGATGTGATGTTACAAGCGAACTTGGCTCAGCATCTGGGGCTTCCCCCAAATGATCCTCTGCTCCTGGAATCTCTAGCTCAAGGTTATGCATTCGAAGAATATGCTAGAGTTCTAAATCAGGAGCAGCAGGCCAAACTTCTAGCTGCAAAGAAGCAGAGGCCAAAGAAGTATAAGTGTCCCCATTGTGAAGTTGGATTTTCCAATAACGGACAGTTGAAAGGCCACATTAGGATACACACAG GTGAGAGACCATTCAAATGTGATGAGAAGGAATGCGGGAAGACTTTCACTCGAAACGAAGAGTTGACGAGGCACAAAAGGATACATTCTGGTCTGAGACCTTATCCTTGCAGTCATTGCGGGAAAAGATTTGGGAGGAAGGACCATCTCAAAAAGCATTCGAGGACGCACTTCCAACCCAGAGGATTGTATGCTGTGCCTGTGGTTCTGCCTTTCGAGGCATGGGCCTCAGGACAAACCAATGGTTATCCTTTCCTTCCTGTGATGTACTAG